One genomic window of Misgurnus anguillicaudatus chromosome 12, ASM2758022v2, whole genome shotgun sequence includes the following:
- the scaf4a gene encoding SR-related and CTD-associated factor 4 isoform X1, translated as MDAVNAFNHELFSLMDTKPPISRAKMISITKSAIKAIKLYKHVVQIVEKFIKKCKPEYKVPGLYVVDSIVRQSRHQFGAEKDVFGPRFTKNITGTFENLCLCPTEDRSKIVRVLNLWQKNGVFKIEVIQPLLDMAAGSSSSAEADDGPDGAAASPPSPVREQESHPVVTSNSIAAAVPQLQNSDAFAAVAQLIQSSQGQKLQQILQNFQAPGKPQSPAVDNNRSHSHLQAQSTTAAPSTHIHQHQHHTPQPVEKKATFDTTLLDRFDYDDEPETGEEVKKDETPSIQPNIVFPEQTAAGFPPTNQMQHFQQHMMGVSQHQQVVMPSNGQVQGFGLMTSQPFPGMISQMGQSHPAFPPQNDNFNQLMAGHHQEIQTNSDATSSHYPDDKRSRSRSGSRSPKRRRSRSNSRGRRMRHRRSRSRSRERRHHSPHSRSQERRDRERERERRQKGLPPVKGNTLSVCSTTLWVGQLDKRTHQQDVACLLEEFGQIDSINMIPPRGCAYIVMIHRQDAYRALQKLSRGPNKLNQKAIKIAWALNKGIKAEFKQFWDVELGVTYIPWSKIKQEDLDVFREGGMLDPDSLAPEWRDSQSELEKPEESQNGRAEVGKMEEKPTVVPMQPQVPPVQPMGAVGVLPPGFPGHMNMPPPSFPPGVPPPPGHFIRPGFNPMQMPPGFLPPGAMPPLGTPGPHPPTAGINMPPVGGPVEDMSSDPARINNDGTDGNQVPPGGPPGMGMQSPPGLLGSRPGLMPLQRPPGMPPPHMQRFSIPPPRPGMPHIPPQMMPPRGPPQMMHREPPPRGFGMPPPPHGIRGHFPPPGPPFMRPGGPRPDGPNDHEGRPFRGERPGLGRGREREQEWFGGRRPFGEGHGGERSEGRERFGGWHEEPDKQGGWERERERSDWRSPERERDRARDGGEERSRRSTGSREPGTRERSTRWDKDDRLDRLGQTVEEPTEKQHQDSTNTNESNANSAKELPEAIVDSKASEPIADNESVQQTHTEES; from the exons ATGGATGCCGTCAACGCTTTTAATCACGAG TTGTTCTCGTTGATGGACACTAAGCCTCCCATCTCGAGGGCCAAGATGATCTCTATCACCAAATCTGCTATAAAAGCCATTAAACTA TACAAGCATGTTGTCCAAATTGTTGAAAAATTCATAAAGAAG TGCAAGCCTGAGTACAAAGTTCCAGGGCTCTATGTGGTGGATTCCATCGTGAGACAGTCAAGGCATCAGTTTGGAGCGGAAAAAGATGTCTTCGGGCCCAGGtttaccaaaaatattacaGGAACGTTTGAAAACCTGTGCTTGTGTCCCACTGAGGATCGG AGTAAGATAGTGAGAGTGTTGAATCTGTGGCAGAAGAATGGAGTGTTTAAAATCGAGGTGATCCAGCCTCTATTAGACATGGCAGCTGGATCCAGCAGCTCAGCTGAGGCGGATGACGGTCCTGATGGAG CAGCAGCATCTCCGCCTTCTCCTGTGCGGGAGCAGGAGTCTCATCCTGTGGTGACGTCAAACTCCATTGCAGCAGCTGTGCCTCAACTTCAGAATTCGGATGCTTTTGCAGCCGTTGCACAGCTGATTCAGTCCTCTCAAGGACAGAAG ctTCAGCAGATTCTGCAGAACTTTCAGGCTCCAGGAAAACCTCAGTCTCCAGCTGTGGATAACAACAGGAGTCACAGTCACCTGCAGGCTCAATCAACGACCGCAGCTCCTTCCACCCACATACATCAGCACCAACATCACACACCACAACCGGTGGAGAAGAAGGCCACTTTCGACACC ACACTTCTTGACCGATTTGACTATGACGATGAACCAGAAACTGGCGAGGAAGTCAAGAAGGATGAAACGCCATCCATTCAACCTAATAT AGTATTTCCTGAGCAGACTGCCGCAGGTTTTCCTCCAACAAATCAGATGCAGCACTTTCAACAACACATGATGGGTGTATCGCAGCACCAACAG GTTGTTATGCCTTCAAATGGACAGGTCCAAGGGTTTGGTCTTATGACCTCACAGCCTTTCCCAGGCATGATATCTCAGATGGGGCAGTCTCACCCAGCTTTCCCCCCTCAGAACGATAACTTCAACCAGCTCATGGCTGGACATCATCAGGAAATT CAGACAAATTCAGATGCAACTTCGAGTCATTACCCCGATGACAAAAGGTCAAGATCACGCTCAGGGTCAAG GTCTCCTAAAAGAAGAAGGTCTCGTTCAAATTCCCGCGGCAGACGAATGCGCCATCGCCGTTCTCGATCCCGTTCACGAGAGCGGCGGCATCATTCGCCTCACTCACGGTCTCAGGAAAGGAGAGATAGGGAGAGAGAGCGAGAACGACGACAGAAAGGTCTTCCGCCTGTAAAGGGTAACACTCTCAGTG TGTGCAGTACAACCCTTTGGGTGGGTCAGCTGGATAAAAGGACGCATCAGCAAGACGTGGCTTGTCTGCTAGAGGAGTTTGGGCAGATAGATTCAATTAAC ATGATTCCTCCTCGTGGTTGTGCCTACATTGTCATGATCCATCGTCAGGACGCTTATCGAGCTCTGCAGAAGCTTAGCAGAGGTCCAAACAAACTTAACCAGAAAGCTATTAAG ATTGCCTGGGCTCTAAATAAGGGCATTAAAGCAGAGTTCAAGCAGTTCTGGGATGTGGAGTTAGGGGTCACCTACATACCCTGGTCCAAAATCAAACAGGAAGACCTTGATGTGTTTAGAGAAGGAGGGATGTTGGATCCTGATTCTCTTGCACCAG AGTGGAGAGACTCTCAGAGTGAGCTGGAGAAACCAGAGGAGTCCCAGAATGGCAGGGCTGAGGTGGGGAAAATGGAGGAGAAGCCTACGGTTGTACCTATGCAG CCTCAGGTTCCTCCGGTCCAGCCAATGGGAGCAGTTGGCGTTCTACCGCCAGGATTCCCAGGACACATGAATATGCCACCCCCCTCATTTCCACCAGGGGTTCCCCCACCTCCGGGCCACTTTATACGGCCAGGCTTCAATCCCATGCAGATGCCACCGG GATTTCTGCCTCCAGGTGCCATGCCTCCACTGGGCACTCCTGGACCTCATCCACCTACAGCAGGGATCAACATGCCTCCAG TTGGCGGCCCAGTCGAAGACATGTCAAGTGATCCGGCAAGAATCAACAATGACGGAACAGATG GAAATCAGGTGCCTCCTGGAGGTCCACCCGGGATGGGCATGCAATCACCACCTGGTCTTTTAGGTTCAAGGCCAGGTTTAATGCCTCTGCAGCGCCCCCCAGGGATGCCGCCCCCGCACATGCAACGATTCTCCATTCCACCTCCTCGACCCGGCATGCCACACATACCTCCACAGATGATGCCACCCAGGGGTCCACCTCAGATGATGCACCGTGAGCCACCACCCAGAGGTTTTGGGATGCCGCCCCCTCCTCATGGCATCCGGGGCCACTTTCCTCCTCCTGGACCTCCCTTTATGAGACCCGGCGGTCCAAGACCAGATGGGCCAAATGACCACGAGGGCAGACCGTTCAGGGGCGAGCGCCCTGGGTTAGGAAGGGGAAGAGAGCGGGAACAAGAGTGGTTTGGAGGGCGCCGTCCATTCGGGGAGGGTCACGGCGGGGAGAGGTCAGAAGGTCGAGAACGATTTGGGGGCTGGCATGAAGAACCTGATAAACAAGGCGGatgggaaagagagagagaacggaGTGATTGGAGGAGTCCGGAACGAGAGAGGGATCGAGCAAGGGACGGTGGTGAGGAGCGGAGCAGGCGCTCGACAGGGAGTAGAGAACCAGGGACTCGAGAGAGAAGCACACGCTGGGATAAAGACGATAGACTCGATCGACTGGGTCAAACTGTCGAAGAACCCACGGAGAAACAACATCAAGATTCAACCAATACCAATGAGTCCAATGCAAACTCTGCTAAAGAACTTCCTGAAGCCATAGTAGACTCAAAAGCCTCAGAACCTATAGCAGATAACGAATCTGTccaacaaacacatacagaagAGTCATAA
- the scaf4a gene encoding SR-related and CTD-associated factor 4 isoform X3 has translation MDAVNAFNHELFSLMDTKPPISRAKMISITKSAIKAIKLYKHVVQIVEKFIKKCKPEYKVPGLYVVDSIVRQSRHQFGAEKDVFGPRFTKNITGTFENLCLCPTEDRSKIVRVLNLWQKNGVFKIEVIQPLLDMAAGSSSSAEADDGPDGASPPSPVREQESHPVVTSNSIAAAVPQLQNSDAFAAVAQLIQSSQGQKLQQILQNFQAPGKPQSPAVDNNRSHSHLQAQSTTAAPSTHIHQHQHHTPQPVEKKATFDTTLLDRFDYDDEPETGEEVKKDETPSIQPNIVFPEQTAAGFPPTNQMQHFQQHMMGVSQHQQVVMPSNGQVQGFGLMTSQPFPGMISQMGQSHPAFPPQNDNFNQLMAGHHQEMQTNSDATSSHYPDDKRSRSRSGSRSPKRRRSRSNSRGRRMRHRRSRSRSRERRHHSPHSRSQERRDRERERERRQKGLPPVKGNTLSVCSTTLWVGQLDKRTHQQDVACLLEEFGQIDSINMIPPRGCAYIVMIHRQDAYRALQKLSRGPNKLNQKAIKIAWALNKGIKAEFKQFWDVELGVTYIPWSKIKQEDLDVFREGGMLDPDSLAPEWRDSQSELEKPEESQNGRAEVGKMEEKPTVVPMQPQVPPVQPMGAVGVLPPGFPGHMNMPPPSFPPGVPPPPGHFIRPGFNPMQMPPGFLPPGAMPPLGTPGPHPPTAGINMPPVGGPVEDMSSDPARINNDGTDGNQVPPGGPPGMGMQSPPGLLGSRPGLMPLQRPPGMPPPHMQRFSIPPPRPGMPHIPPQMMPPRGPPQMMHREPPPRGFGMPPPPHGIRGHFPPPGPPFMRPGGPRPDGPNDHEGRPFRGERPGLGRGREREQEWFGGRRPFGEGHGGERSEGRERFGGWHEEPDKQGGWERERERSDWRSPERERDRARDGGEERSRRSTGSREPGTRERSTRWDKDDRLDRLGQTVEEPTEKQHQDSTNTNESNANSAKELPEAIVDSKASEPIADNESVQQTHTEES, from the exons ATGGATGCCGTCAACGCTTTTAATCACGAG TTGTTCTCGTTGATGGACACTAAGCCTCCCATCTCGAGGGCCAAGATGATCTCTATCACCAAATCTGCTATAAAAGCCATTAAACTA TACAAGCATGTTGTCCAAATTGTTGAAAAATTCATAAAGAAG TGCAAGCCTGAGTACAAAGTTCCAGGGCTCTATGTGGTGGATTCCATCGTGAGACAGTCAAGGCATCAGTTTGGAGCGGAAAAAGATGTCTTCGGGCCCAGGtttaccaaaaatattacaGGAACGTTTGAAAACCTGTGCTTGTGTCCCACTGAGGATCGG AGTAAGATAGTGAGAGTGTTGAATCTGTGGCAGAAGAATGGAGTGTTTAAAATCGAGGTGATCCAGCCTCTATTAGACATGGCAGCTGGATCCAGCAGCTCAGCTGAGGCGGATGACGGTCCTGATGGAG CATCTCCGCCTTCTCCTGTGCGGGAGCAGGAGTCTCATCCTGTGGTGACGTCAAACTCCATTGCAGCAGCTGTGCCTCAACTTCAGAATTCGGATGCTTTTGCAGCCGTTGCACAGCTGATTCAGTCCTCTCAAGGACAGAAG ctTCAGCAGATTCTGCAGAACTTTCAGGCTCCAGGAAAACCTCAGTCTCCAGCTGTGGATAACAACAGGAGTCACAGTCACCTGCAGGCTCAATCAACGACCGCAGCTCCTTCCACCCACATACATCAGCACCAACATCACACACCACAACCGGTGGAGAAGAAGGCCACTTTCGACACC ACACTTCTTGACCGATTTGACTATGACGATGAACCAGAAACTGGCGAGGAAGTCAAGAAGGATGAAACGCCATCCATTCAACCTAATAT AGTATTTCCTGAGCAGACTGCCGCAGGTTTTCCTCCAACAAATCAGATGCAGCACTTTCAACAACACATGATGGGTGTATCGCAGCACCAACAG GTTGTTATGCCTTCAAATGGACAGGTCCAAGGGTTTGGTCTTATGACCTCACAGCCTTTCCCAGGCATGATATCTCAGATGGGGCAGTCTCACCCAGCTTTCCCCCCTCAGAACGATAACTTCAACCAGCTCATGGCTGGACATCATCAGGAAAT GCAGACAAATTCAGATGCAACTTCGAGTCATTACCCCGATGACAAAAGGTCAAGATCACGCTCAGGGTCAAG GTCTCCTAAAAGAAGAAGGTCTCGTTCAAATTCCCGCGGCAGACGAATGCGCCATCGCCGTTCTCGATCCCGTTCACGAGAGCGGCGGCATCATTCGCCTCACTCACGGTCTCAGGAAAGGAGAGATAGGGAGAGAGAGCGAGAACGACGACAGAAAGGTCTTCCGCCTGTAAAGGGTAACACTCTCAGTG TGTGCAGTACAACCCTTTGGGTGGGTCAGCTGGATAAAAGGACGCATCAGCAAGACGTGGCTTGTCTGCTAGAGGAGTTTGGGCAGATAGATTCAATTAAC ATGATTCCTCCTCGTGGTTGTGCCTACATTGTCATGATCCATCGTCAGGACGCTTATCGAGCTCTGCAGAAGCTTAGCAGAGGTCCAAACAAACTTAACCAGAAAGCTATTAAG ATTGCCTGGGCTCTAAATAAGGGCATTAAAGCAGAGTTCAAGCAGTTCTGGGATGTGGAGTTAGGGGTCACCTACATACCCTGGTCCAAAATCAAACAGGAAGACCTTGATGTGTTTAGAGAAGGAGGGATGTTGGATCCTGATTCTCTTGCACCAG AGTGGAGAGACTCTCAGAGTGAGCTGGAGAAACCAGAGGAGTCCCAGAATGGCAGGGCTGAGGTGGGGAAAATGGAGGAGAAGCCTACGGTTGTACCTATGCAG CCTCAGGTTCCTCCGGTCCAGCCAATGGGAGCAGTTGGCGTTCTACCGCCAGGATTCCCAGGACACATGAATATGCCACCCCCCTCATTTCCACCAGGGGTTCCCCCACCTCCGGGCCACTTTATACGGCCAGGCTTCAATCCCATGCAGATGCCACCGG GATTTCTGCCTCCAGGTGCCATGCCTCCACTGGGCACTCCTGGACCTCATCCACCTACAGCAGGGATCAACATGCCTCCAG TTGGCGGCCCAGTCGAAGACATGTCAAGTGATCCGGCAAGAATCAACAATGACGGAACAGATG GAAATCAGGTGCCTCCTGGAGGTCCACCCGGGATGGGCATGCAATCACCACCTGGTCTTTTAGGTTCAAGGCCAGGTTTAATGCCTCTGCAGCGCCCCCCAGGGATGCCGCCCCCGCACATGCAACGATTCTCCATTCCACCTCCTCGACCCGGCATGCCACACATACCTCCACAGATGATGCCACCCAGGGGTCCACCTCAGATGATGCACCGTGAGCCACCACCCAGAGGTTTTGGGATGCCGCCCCCTCCTCATGGCATCCGGGGCCACTTTCCTCCTCCTGGACCTCCCTTTATGAGACCCGGCGGTCCAAGACCAGATGGGCCAAATGACCACGAGGGCAGACCGTTCAGGGGCGAGCGCCCTGGGTTAGGAAGGGGAAGAGAGCGGGAACAAGAGTGGTTTGGAGGGCGCCGTCCATTCGGGGAGGGTCACGGCGGGGAGAGGTCAGAAGGTCGAGAACGATTTGGGGGCTGGCATGAAGAACCTGATAAACAAGGCGGatgggaaagagagagagaacggaGTGATTGGAGGAGTCCGGAACGAGAGAGGGATCGAGCAAGGGACGGTGGTGAGGAGCGGAGCAGGCGCTCGACAGGGAGTAGAGAACCAGGGACTCGAGAGAGAAGCACACGCTGGGATAAAGACGATAGACTCGATCGACTGGGTCAAACTGTCGAAGAACCCACGGAGAAACAACATCAAGATTCAACCAATACCAATGAGTCCAATGCAAACTCTGCTAAAGAACTTCCTGAAGCCATAGTAGACTCAAAAGCCTCAGAACCTATAGCAGATAACGAATCTGTccaacaaacacatacagaagAGTCATAA
- the scaf4a gene encoding SR-related and CTD-associated factor 4 isoform X2, with translation MDAVNAFNHELFSLMDTKPPISRAKMISITKSAIKAIKLYKHVVQIVEKFIKKCKPEYKVPGLYVVDSIVRQSRHQFGAEKDVFGPRFTKNITGTFENLCLCPTEDRSKIVRVLNLWQKNGVFKIEVIQPLLDMAAGSSSSAEADDGPDGAASPPSPVREQESHPVVTSNSIAAAVPQLQNSDAFAAVAQLIQSSQGQKLQQILQNFQAPGKPQSPAVDNNRSHSHLQAQSTTAAPSTHIHQHQHHTPQPVEKKATFDTTLLDRFDYDDEPETGEEVKKDETPSIQPNIVFPEQTAAGFPPTNQMQHFQQHMMGVSQHQQVVMPSNGQVQGFGLMTSQPFPGMISQMGQSHPAFPPQNDNFNQLMAGHHQEMQTNSDATSSHYPDDKRSRSRSGSRSPKRRRSRSNSRGRRMRHRRSRSRSRERRHHSPHSRSQERRDRERERERRQKGLPPVKGNTLSVCSTTLWVGQLDKRTHQQDVACLLEEFGQIDSINMIPPRGCAYIVMIHRQDAYRALQKLSRGPNKLNQKAIKIAWALNKGIKAEFKQFWDVELGVTYIPWSKIKQEDLDVFREGGMLDPDSLAPEWRDSQSELEKPEESQNGRAEVGKMEEKPTVVPMQPQVPPVQPMGAVGVLPPGFPGHMNMPPPSFPPGVPPPPGHFIRPGFNPMQMPPGFLPPGAMPPLGTPGPHPPTAGINMPPVGGPVEDMSSDPARINNDGTDGNQVPPGGPPGMGMQSPPGLLGSRPGLMPLQRPPGMPPPHMQRFSIPPPRPGMPHIPPQMMPPRGPPQMMHREPPPRGFGMPPPPHGIRGHFPPPGPPFMRPGGPRPDGPNDHEGRPFRGERPGLGRGREREQEWFGGRRPFGEGHGGERSEGRERFGGWHEEPDKQGGWERERERSDWRSPERERDRARDGGEERSRRSTGSREPGTRERSTRWDKDDRLDRLGQTVEEPTEKQHQDSTNTNESNANSAKELPEAIVDSKASEPIADNESVQQTHTEES, from the exons ATGGATGCCGTCAACGCTTTTAATCACGAG TTGTTCTCGTTGATGGACACTAAGCCTCCCATCTCGAGGGCCAAGATGATCTCTATCACCAAATCTGCTATAAAAGCCATTAAACTA TACAAGCATGTTGTCCAAATTGTTGAAAAATTCATAAAGAAG TGCAAGCCTGAGTACAAAGTTCCAGGGCTCTATGTGGTGGATTCCATCGTGAGACAGTCAAGGCATCAGTTTGGAGCGGAAAAAGATGTCTTCGGGCCCAGGtttaccaaaaatattacaGGAACGTTTGAAAACCTGTGCTTGTGTCCCACTGAGGATCGG AGTAAGATAGTGAGAGTGTTGAATCTGTGGCAGAAGAATGGAGTGTTTAAAATCGAGGTGATCCAGCCTCTATTAGACATGGCAGCTGGATCCAGCAGCTCAGCTGAGGCGGATGACGGTCCTGATGGAG CAGCATCTCCGCCTTCTCCTGTGCGGGAGCAGGAGTCTCATCCTGTGGTGACGTCAAACTCCATTGCAGCAGCTGTGCCTCAACTTCAGAATTCGGATGCTTTTGCAGCCGTTGCACAGCTGATTCAGTCCTCTCAAGGACAGAAG ctTCAGCAGATTCTGCAGAACTTTCAGGCTCCAGGAAAACCTCAGTCTCCAGCTGTGGATAACAACAGGAGTCACAGTCACCTGCAGGCTCAATCAACGACCGCAGCTCCTTCCACCCACATACATCAGCACCAACATCACACACCACAACCGGTGGAGAAGAAGGCCACTTTCGACACC ACACTTCTTGACCGATTTGACTATGACGATGAACCAGAAACTGGCGAGGAAGTCAAGAAGGATGAAACGCCATCCATTCAACCTAATAT AGTATTTCCTGAGCAGACTGCCGCAGGTTTTCCTCCAACAAATCAGATGCAGCACTTTCAACAACACATGATGGGTGTATCGCAGCACCAACAG GTTGTTATGCCTTCAAATGGACAGGTCCAAGGGTTTGGTCTTATGACCTCACAGCCTTTCCCAGGCATGATATCTCAGATGGGGCAGTCTCACCCAGCTTTCCCCCCTCAGAACGATAACTTCAACCAGCTCATGGCTGGACATCATCAGGAAAT GCAGACAAATTCAGATGCAACTTCGAGTCATTACCCCGATGACAAAAGGTCAAGATCACGCTCAGGGTCAAG GTCTCCTAAAAGAAGAAGGTCTCGTTCAAATTCCCGCGGCAGACGAATGCGCCATCGCCGTTCTCGATCCCGTTCACGAGAGCGGCGGCATCATTCGCCTCACTCACGGTCTCAGGAAAGGAGAGATAGGGAGAGAGAGCGAGAACGACGACAGAAAGGTCTTCCGCCTGTAAAGGGTAACACTCTCAGTG TGTGCAGTACAACCCTTTGGGTGGGTCAGCTGGATAAAAGGACGCATCAGCAAGACGTGGCTTGTCTGCTAGAGGAGTTTGGGCAGATAGATTCAATTAAC ATGATTCCTCCTCGTGGTTGTGCCTACATTGTCATGATCCATCGTCAGGACGCTTATCGAGCTCTGCAGAAGCTTAGCAGAGGTCCAAACAAACTTAACCAGAAAGCTATTAAG ATTGCCTGGGCTCTAAATAAGGGCATTAAAGCAGAGTTCAAGCAGTTCTGGGATGTGGAGTTAGGGGTCACCTACATACCCTGGTCCAAAATCAAACAGGAAGACCTTGATGTGTTTAGAGAAGGAGGGATGTTGGATCCTGATTCTCTTGCACCAG AGTGGAGAGACTCTCAGAGTGAGCTGGAGAAACCAGAGGAGTCCCAGAATGGCAGGGCTGAGGTGGGGAAAATGGAGGAGAAGCCTACGGTTGTACCTATGCAG CCTCAGGTTCCTCCGGTCCAGCCAATGGGAGCAGTTGGCGTTCTACCGCCAGGATTCCCAGGACACATGAATATGCCACCCCCCTCATTTCCACCAGGGGTTCCCCCACCTCCGGGCCACTTTATACGGCCAGGCTTCAATCCCATGCAGATGCCACCGG GATTTCTGCCTCCAGGTGCCATGCCTCCACTGGGCACTCCTGGACCTCATCCACCTACAGCAGGGATCAACATGCCTCCAG TTGGCGGCCCAGTCGAAGACATGTCAAGTGATCCGGCAAGAATCAACAATGACGGAACAGATG GAAATCAGGTGCCTCCTGGAGGTCCACCCGGGATGGGCATGCAATCACCACCTGGTCTTTTAGGTTCAAGGCCAGGTTTAATGCCTCTGCAGCGCCCCCCAGGGATGCCGCCCCCGCACATGCAACGATTCTCCATTCCACCTCCTCGACCCGGCATGCCACACATACCTCCACAGATGATGCCACCCAGGGGTCCACCTCAGATGATGCACCGTGAGCCACCACCCAGAGGTTTTGGGATGCCGCCCCCTCCTCATGGCATCCGGGGCCACTTTCCTCCTCCTGGACCTCCCTTTATGAGACCCGGCGGTCCAAGACCAGATGGGCCAAATGACCACGAGGGCAGACCGTTCAGGGGCGAGCGCCCTGGGTTAGGAAGGGGAAGAGAGCGGGAACAAGAGTGGTTTGGAGGGCGCCGTCCATTCGGGGAGGGTCACGGCGGGGAGAGGTCAGAAGGTCGAGAACGATTTGGGGGCTGGCATGAAGAACCTGATAAACAAGGCGGatgggaaagagagagagaacggaGTGATTGGAGGAGTCCGGAACGAGAGAGGGATCGAGCAAGGGACGGTGGTGAGGAGCGGAGCAGGCGCTCGACAGGGAGTAGAGAACCAGGGACTCGAGAGAGAAGCACACGCTGGGATAAAGACGATAGACTCGATCGACTGGGTCAAACTGTCGAAGAACCCACGGAGAAACAACATCAAGATTCAACCAATACCAATGAGTCCAATGCAAACTCTGCTAAAGAACTTCCTGAAGCCATAGTAGACTCAAAAGCCTCAGAACCTATAGCAGATAACGAATCTGTccaacaaacacatacagaagAGTCATAA